One Candidatus Neomarinimicrobiota bacterium DNA window includes the following coding sequences:
- a CDS encoding response regulator has product MAASILVVDDEKYIVEAVTQHLQASGYEVEGLMDSAKALETVQNEDFDLVLLDLRMPEVSGMEIARAVHAKSTDTKLIILTGYATLDSAIESVSLDVYAYLNKPFELRELGRIVDRALTAQRVQRENEALQVRISKMLKDVSTLYEVTRFLYDTDDCEITMEFVLDTLSIGLGITHSCLILKDEDQGCLVGKTNFPAGSTLAERVTACSWNFLDTAVSPDEQTLLDFEGKPSEFPIELSTPDEPLAGIVFTPIRYRELLLGFLVVFLPVNMPEFSEDQRMLLRILALQVAPQVYQCRVMQSTAGIDAPWHSEAQRIFSRQVNAHEASDECIGVNLLRFITPRTLASQKEMKSFHQRCSDLLRKHEPKADIHWLVADTALAFFPGANQVQSEITCMAFAEDFRKSELAELQAEGVAELFYASASWPQNAPNPAEFLNKVWARLLHQIHQHVHQQYTVKPRDE; this is encoded by the coding sequence ATGGCAGCTAGCATCCTGGTGGTCGATGACGAAAAGTATATCGTTGAAGCTGTTACTCAGCACCTGCAGGCGAGCGGGTATGAGGTAGAGGGCCTGATGGATTCGGCCAAGGCGCTTGAAACGGTCCAAAATGAGGATTTCGACCTGGTCCTCCTCGACTTGCGCATGCCGGAAGTATCTGGAATGGAAATTGCCAGGGCAGTGCATGCCAAGAGCACTGATACCAAGCTTATCATTCTGACCGGTTATGCCACCCTGGATTCGGCCATCGAATCGGTCAGTCTCGACGTTTATGCTTACCTGAACAAGCCCTTTGAACTGCGCGAGCTGGGCCGAATAGTGGACCGGGCGCTGACAGCGCAGCGGGTGCAGCGGGAAAATGAAGCCCTGCAAGTGCGGATCAGCAAAATGCTCAAGGACGTTTCCACCCTCTACGAGGTCACTCGCTTTCTTTATGATACCGACGACTGCGAAATCACCATGGAGTTTGTGCTGGACACCCTCTCCATTGGACTGGGAATCACTCATAGTTGCCTGATACTGAAAGACGAGGACCAGGGCTGTCTTGTCGGTAAGACTAATTTTCCTGCCGGATCAACCCTGGCTGAACGGGTGACCGCCTGCTCGTGGAATTTCCTGGATACGGCGGTCTCTCCTGATGAGCAGACCCTTCTGGATTTCGAAGGGAAGCCATCCGAATTTCCGATAGAACTCTCCACACCGGATGAGCCTTTGGCAGGCATTGTATTTACACCTATTCGTTACCGCGAGCTATTGTTGGGATTTCTGGTAGTGTTCCTCCCGGTCAACATGCCGGAGTTTTCAGAAGACCAGCGAATGCTCTTGCGAATCCTAGCCCTCCAGGTTGCACCGCAAGTGTACCAATGCCGCGTGATGCAGTCTACAGCCGGGATTGATGCCCCCTGGCACTCAGAAGCACAAAGGATCTTCAGCAGGCAGGTAAACGCCCACGAAGCATCTGATGAGTGCATCGGGGTGAACCTGCTGCGATTCATAACTCCGAGAACATTGGCCTCCCAAAAGGAGATGAAATCCTTTCACCAGCGTTGTTCAGATTTACTCCGCAAACATGAGCCCAAGGCCGACATCCACTGGCTGGTTGCCGATACTGCCCTGGCGTTCTTTCCGGGGGCCAACCAGGTCCAATCGGAGATCACTTGCATGGCTTTCGCGGAGGACTTCCGTAAGTCAGAGCTAGCCGAGCTCCAGGCTGAGGGTGTCGCCGAGTTGTTCTATGCTTCCGCGTCCTGGCCGCAGAATGCTCCCAATCCCGCAGAATTCCTGAACAAGGTCTGGGCCCGTCTATTACATCAAATCCATCAACATGTACACCAACAATACACAGTCAAGCCGCGTGATGAGTGA
- a CDS encoding response regulator → MSEEFKWPDAFRSVLIVDADELVLKTLTLQLQDRGWEVLSTQSSAEALEIFRDHPTAVAVVAIDLSDMDGMELAKVMRQQVPNLIVILMTGYPTLSTAIEGLRHTAYDYLVKPFRIEQLMMGIERARREFRLIQENRELKHTIEELQAELERMAQPPEPGVEEPVGTGAEEELPLRSTPFAGRPSAIPGAGSGAIASYERQIRPTTPEAPEEEQTDQPEASDEEGEQPQPGEQ, encoded by the coding sequence ATGAGTGAGGAATTTAAATGGCCTGATGCCTTCCGGTCCGTTCTCATCGTCGATGCGGACGAGCTGGTCCTGAAAACCCTTACGCTCCAACTCCAGGACCGGGGCTGGGAGGTCCTTTCCACTCAAAGTTCTGCTGAGGCATTAGAAATCTTTCGCGATCATCCCACTGCCGTTGCTGTGGTCGCTATCGACCTGTCTGATATGGATGGGATGGAGTTGGCCAAGGTTATGCGGCAGCAAGTTCCAAACCTCATCGTCATTCTCATGACCGGCTATCCCACATTAAGTACCGCTATCGAAGGGCTCCGCCACACAGCTTATGATTATCTGGTCAAACCTTTCCGGATCGAGCAGTTAATGATGGGGATCGAACGGGCCCGGAGGGAATTTAGACTGATTCAGGAAAATCGGGAGCTGAAGCATACCATTGAAGAATTGCAGGCTGAGCTCGAGCGGATGGCCCAGCCGCCGGAGCCCGGCGTAGAAGAACCCGTAGGGACTGGCGCGGAAGAGGAGCTACCCCTGCGTTCGACACCTTTCGCGGGCCGTCCAAGTGCAATACCAGGCGCTGGTTCCGGCGCGATAGCCAGCTACGAGCGACAAATCCGGCCCACAACACCAGAAGCTCCCGAAGAGGAGCAGACCGACCAGCCTGAGGCATCAGATGAAGAAGGAGAGCAGCCCCAACCAGGTGAGCAATAA